One window of Halorussus sp. MSC15.2 genomic DNA carries:
- a CDS encoding dienelactone hydrolase family protein, translating to MNSEDLPIPGGRDVRATLDAPESDDADAVVVACPPHPQHRGHRGDARLTAVSEFLTDRGVACLRFDYGDWDEGYGEREDARNALRWARDRYDRVGVFGFSFGGAVAALAAATVDPQPAAVSLLAPASQLAADLDVAAALDDIEAPVQVVYGTRDDTADWRPLVERAEALGHETVEMSADHFFVGQHAKVADAVGGFLAGELVER from the coding sequence ATGAACTCCGAGGACCTGCCGATTCCCGGCGGCCGGGACGTGCGCGCGACCCTCGACGCCCCCGAGTCCGACGACGCCGACGCGGTAGTGGTCGCCTGTCCGCCTCACCCCCAGCACAGGGGCCACCGCGGCGACGCGCGCCTGACCGCCGTGAGCGAGTTCCTCACCGACCGCGGCGTCGCCTGCCTCCGTTTCGACTACGGCGACTGGGACGAGGGGTACGGCGAGCGAGAGGACGCCCGCAACGCGCTCCGGTGGGCGCGCGACCGCTACGACCGCGTCGGCGTCTTCGGATTCAGTTTCGGCGGTGCCGTCGCCGCGCTCGCGGCCGCGACGGTGGACCCCCAACCGGCGGCGGTGTCGCTGCTCGCCCCGGCGTCGCAGTTGGCCGCGGACTTGGACGTCGCGGCCGCGCTGGACGACATCGAAGCGCCGGTACAGGTCGTCTACGGGACGCGCGACGACACCGCGGACTGGCGACCGCTGGTTGAGCGCGCCGAGGCGCTGGGCCACGAGACGGTCGAGATGAGCGCGGACCACTTCTTCGTCGGCCAGCACGCGAAAGTGGCCGACGCGGTGGGCGGGTTTCTGGCCGGGGAACTCGTAGAACGATAA
- a CDS encoding PspA/IM30 family protein gives MGVLSRLSYVVRSKINAALNRAEDPSETLDYSYEQMRDELQEVKQGIADLTTQKKRLEMQKRRLEENVEKHNEQAREAVNQDREDLARRALEKKKQKMNQIEDLEGQIASLQNTQDNLVEKKDQLQNRIEEFRTKKESMKARYEAAEAQTRVSEAMTGAGDEMEDVGRAIERAEERTEDMEARSEAMDELQESGVFEDALSDKDSLDRELEEVRTSGEVDAELETLKTEMGKGSTDTADADTADVETEVETESADEDIEAELEEIKDDEDT, from the coding sequence ATGGGAGTGCTTTCACGCCTGTCGTACGTCGTTCGGTCGAAGATAAACGCCGCGCTCAATCGGGCCGAGGACCCCTCCGAGACGCTCGATTACTCCTACGAACAGATGCGCGACGAGTTGCAGGAGGTCAAACAGGGTATCGCGGACCTGACCACCCAGAAGAAGCGCTTGGAGATGCAGAAGCGCCGACTCGAAGAGAACGTCGAGAAACACAACGAGCAGGCCCGCGAGGCCGTGAATCAGGACCGCGAGGACCTCGCCCGGCGCGCGCTGGAGAAGAAGAAGCAGAAGATGAACCAGATAGAGGACCTCGAAGGTCAGATAGCCAGCCTCCAGAACACGCAGGACAACCTCGTCGAGAAGAAAGACCAACTCCAGAACCGCATCGAGGAGTTCCGCACCAAGAAGGAGAGCATGAAGGCGCGCTACGAGGCCGCCGAGGCCCAGACTCGCGTCTCGGAGGCCATGACCGGCGCGGGCGACGAGATGGAGGACGTGGGTCGCGCCATCGAACGCGCCGAGGAACGCACCGAGGACATGGAGGCCCGGTCGGAGGCGATGGACGAGTTGCAGGAGTCGGGCGTCTTCGAGGACGCGCTCTCGGACAAGGACTCGCTCGACCGCGAACTGGAAGAGGTCCGTACTTCGGGAGAGGTGGACGCCGAACTCGAAACGCTCAAAACCGAGATGGGCAAGGGTTCGACCGACACTGCCGACGCCGACACCGCCGACGTGGAGACGGAAGTCGAAACCGAGAGCGCGGACGAGGACATCGAAGCCGAGTTAGAGGAAATCAAGGACGACGAGGACACCTAA